A window of Candidatus Omnitrophota bacterium contains these coding sequences:
- the smpB gene encoding SsrA-binding protein SmpB, producing the protein MNKKTSDDGRKILASNRKARHLYHILETAQAGIVLQGTEVKSLRGGHANLKDSYAVIDGGEIFLLECHIDEYTHGNRANHNPTRKRKLLMHKREIQRLFGKIQGKGFTLVPLSLYLVRGKVKVDIALARGKKLYDKRDDIKQRDLDRDMQREQSGKHY; encoded by the coding sequence ATGAATAAGAAAACCTCGGACGACGGACGAAAGATTCTCGCTTCCAACCGCAAAGCCCGCCATCTTTATCATATCCTGGAAACAGCTCAGGCGGGAATCGTTCTGCAGGGGACGGAAGTCAAATCGCTGCGCGGCGGCCATGCGAACCTGAAAGACAGCTACGCCGTGATCGACGGCGGGGAAATTTTTCTGTTGGAGTGCCATATCGACGAATATACTCACGGCAACCGGGCCAACCACAATCCCACCCGCAAGCGCAAATTGCTAATGCATAAAAGAGAAATCCAGCGCCTGTTCGGTAAAATTCAAGGTAAAGGCTTTACGCTTGTGCCCTTGAGCCTTTATCTTGTTCGGGGAAAGGTGAAGGTGGATATCGCTTTGGCGCGGGGCAAGAAATTGTACGACAAGCGCGATGACATCAAGCAGCGCGACCTCGACCGCGACATGCAGCGGGAACAATCGGGCAAGCATTATTAA
- a CDS encoding lysophospholipid acyltransferase family protein, translating to MKYPRFYAPVTASYLAYAYLQLVGRTNRVEYAGRNIYEELRQGKGPYIFAFWHNRLLLPLYIFRGTNVATMVSQSRDGEYIAQVMLRCGLKISRGSASRHGAEGLLGLLRHLRQGTSAAITPDGPLGPCEIALPGIIQLAKLSGIPITPVSFACTRYKRMKSWDRMVVPFPFGKIRCVLGEEIAVARQASKEEMKQKRAALEEEMRRITAIAEAVEDKTIY from the coding sequence ATGAAGTATCCACGATTTTACGCCCCCGTTACGGCTTCCTATCTCGCTTACGCTTACCTTCAACTTGTTGGACGCACCAACCGAGTGGAATACGCCGGGCGCAATATTTATGAAGAATTGCGGCAGGGGAAGGGGCCTTATATCTTCGCCTTTTGGCACAATCGCCTTCTGCTTCCCCTTTATATTTTCCGAGGAACGAATGTCGCCACGATGGTCAGCCAAAGCCGGGATGGGGAATATATCGCCCAAGTCATGTTGCGCTGCGGCTTGAAGATTAGCCGAGGTTCCGCATCGCGTCACGGAGCGGAAGGACTGCTGGGTCTGCTTCGGCATCTCCGGCAGGGAACCAGCGCGGCAATAACGCCCGATGGCCCGCTCGGTCCCTGCGAAATAGCGCTACCTGGCATCATCCAGCTGGCGAAACTTTCCGGAATCCCCATCACGCCCGTCTCATTCGCCTGTACGCGATATAAACGCATGAAGAGTTGGGACCGCATGGTGGTTCCGTTTCCGTTCGGAAAAATCCGCTGTGTTTTGGGCGAGGAAATCGCCGTGGCGCGCCAAGCGTCGAAAGAGGAAATGAAACAAAAAAGGGCGGCGCTAGAAGAAGAGATGCGAAGGATTACGGCGATCGCAGAAGCGGTTGAAGACAAGACAATTTATTAG
- a CDS encoding type II toxin-antitoxin system RelE/ParE family toxin, producing MKLNIIYDIKLTPQAESIYLHLDVKLRERIDRVFEQFEQGAFHHRNIRSLRGRYSGKLRYRMGKWRIIFQIDWENKMVWIDAITARGGAYR from the coding sequence GTGAAATTAAACATAATCTATGACATTAAACTTACGCCGCAAGCGGAATCTATATACCTTCATCTCGATGTCAAATTGCGCGAGCGGATTGACCGAGTTTTTGAACAATTCGAACAAGGCGCATTTCATCATCGTAACATTCGTTCTTTACGCGGCCGCTACTCAGGCAAGTTAAGATATCGCATGGGAAAATGGAGGATTATTTTTCAAATCGATTGGGAAAATAAAATGGTTTGGATTGATGCGATAACAGCTAGAGGCGGAGCCTATCGTTAA
- a CDS encoding arylsulfatase, whose protein sequence is MISKPISRRSFIKSLSIAASTAAYPIALSAADESQLPNIVLIYADDLGYGDVSCYGATKISTPNIDKLGSQGVRFTHSHSPSATCTPSRYALLTGEYAWRKKGTGVLPGDARLIIQPGRTTLPSLLKKAGYRTGAVGKWHLGLGDAKLDWNGEIIPGPLDIGFDYNFLIPATGDRVPCVFVENRRVAGLDPNDPIQVSFAQPVGAEPTGKNHPELLKMHPSQGHDQTIVNGISRIGYMSGGHAARWVDENIADVITVKAISFIETNKDRPFFLYFATHDIHVPRVPHPRFQGKSGLGPRGDAILQLDACVGEIMNTLERLNLTDNTLVIFTSDNGPVIDDGYKDEAVEKLNGHTPSGPLRGGKYSAFDAGTRVPFILRWPRKIKPGQSNALVSQIDFMASLAAFTRQELGDQDAPDSFNILPALLGESPTGREYLIEHARVLSIIEGDWKYIEPGKGPKINVDTNTELGIDAAPQLYNLKTDIGEKINVAEQHPDRVKELSALLQKIKANGRSRLYLSR, encoded by the coding sequence ATGATTTCGAAGCCAATATCCCGCCGTTCCTTTATTAAGTCCCTTAGCATAGCCGCCTCAACCGCCGCTTATCCCATCGCGCTGAGCGCCGCCGACGAAAGCCAGCTTCCCAATATCGTACTCATCTACGCCGACGATCTCGGCTACGGCGATGTCAGTTGCTACGGCGCGACGAAAATCTCAACGCCGAACATCGATAAACTGGGGTCGCAGGGCGTACGATTCACCCATTCCCATTCGCCGTCGGCCACCTGCACTCCTTCGCGTTACGCCCTACTCACCGGCGAATACGCCTGGCGCAAAAAGGGAACCGGCGTTCTCCCCGGCGACGCCCGCTTGATTATTCAACCGGGACGGACTACGCTTCCCTCCCTATTGAAAAAAGCCGGTTATCGAACCGGAGCCGTTGGCAAATGGCATTTGGGATTGGGAGACGCAAAACTCGATTGGAACGGCGAGATAATACCCGGCCCTCTCGATATCGGTTTCGATTATAACTTTCTGATTCCCGCCACCGGCGACCGCGTACCCTGCGTCTTCGTCGAAAACCGCCGCGTCGCCGGCCTCGATCCCAACGATCCCATTCAAGTGAGCTTCGCCCAACCCGTCGGCGCCGAACCTACAGGCAAGAATCATCCCGAATTGCTCAAGATGCATCCCAGCCAAGGACACGATCAAACGATCGTCAATGGCATCAGCCGCATCGGCTACATGAGCGGCGGCCATGCGGCGCGCTGGGTGGACGAGAATATCGCCGACGTCATTACCGTCAAAGCGATTAGCTTTATCGAAACGAACAAGGATCGTCCCTTCTTCCTCTATTTCGCAACGCACGATATCCACGTCCCCCGCGTTCCCCATCCCCGCTTTCAAGGCAAAAGCGGCCTCGGTCCCCGCGGCGACGCCATTCTGCAACTCGACGCCTGCGTCGGCGAAATCATGAATACGCTGGAGCGCTTGAACCTCACGGACAATACGCTCGTGATATTCACCAGCGATAACGGGCCGGTGATCGATGACGGCTACAAAGACGAAGCAGTGGAAAAACTGAATGGACACACGCCTTCCGGCCCTTTGCGCGGCGGCAAATACAGCGCCTTCGACGCCGGAACGCGGGTTCCCTTCATCTTACGCTGGCCGCGAAAGATAAAGCCGGGACAATCCAACGCGCTTGTCAGCCAGATCGATTTCATGGCGTCCCTCGCCGCCTTCACGCGCCAGGAACTCGGCGATCAAGACGCGCCTGACAGTTTCAATATCCTCCCCGCCCTGCTGGGAGAATCGCCGACAGGCCGCGAGTATTTGATAGAGCACGCCCGCGTTCTTTCCATCATTGAAGGAGATTGGAAATATATCGAGCCAGGGAAAGGCCCGAAAATCAATGTCGATACCAACACGGAATTGGGCATAGATGCAGCGCCGCAATTGTACAATTTAAAAACCGATATCGGCGAGAAGATTAATGTCGCGGAACAACATCCCGATAGAGTAAAAGAACTCTCCGCGCTGCTGCAAAAAATCAAAGCCAATGGACGCTCGCGGCTTTATCTTTCTCGATAA
- a CDS encoding glycosyltransferase, with product MENRRRHIVMLNKAYPPWTGGIERHVRDISEELARRGWRVSVLCGANAPFETREWNHSVRVIRVPRWGSLLSQPLLTRFFLRLEELKPDMLHIHVPFPLGWFAANQVFQRIPIVAAWHSDIVRQRFFKPFFHPFEQLFLSRCDRIIPTSEPLLQSSRALRKHRDKCVAIPLAVRENGMKSSPRSVHKIREQYGSPIVLFVGRLVGYKGLPYLLRAMANVNAVLLIAGDGPLRDKLEGAAKKIASPGKIHFLGHVPDEKLGALHRTADIFVLPSIARSEAFGYALLDAMREGCPAISTNLPTGVSFVNQDGETGLVVPPRNSSALADAINRLLSDEPLRRRLGEGAKARVEQHFMLDSAIDRLEKIYFELMP from the coding sequence ATGGAAAACCGGCGGCGCCATATCGTCATGCTCAACAAAGCCTATCCTCCGTGGACCGGCGGAATCGAGCGCCATGTGCGCGATATCAGCGAAGAGCTGGCGCGGCGCGGCTGGCGCGTGTCGGTTTTATGCGGCGCCAACGCTCCTTTCGAAACGCGGGAATGGAACCATAGCGTCCGCGTTATTCGCGTCCCCCGCTGGGGCAGCCTTTTGTCGCAGCCGCTGCTTACCCGCTTCTTTCTCCGTTTGGAAGAATTGAAGCCGGATATGCTGCATATCCACGTTCCATTCCCATTGGGATGGTTTGCGGCCAACCAGGTTTTCCAACGAATCCCCATCGTCGCCGCCTGGCATAGCGACATTGTGCGGCAGAGATTTTTCAAACCCTTCTTCCATCCCTTCGAACAACTATTCCTCTCCCGCTGCGACCGTATCATCCCCACCTCGGAGCCATTGCTGCAATCCTCCCGCGCTTTGAGGAAGCATCGGGACAAATGCGTCGCGATTCCTTTGGCGGTGCGCGAAAATGGAATGAAGAGTTCGCCGCGAAGCGTACATAAAATCCGCGAACAGTACGGCTCGCCCATCGTACTCTTCGTCGGGCGTTTGGTGGGTTATAAAGGATTGCCTTACTTACTGCGCGCAATGGCGAACGTCAACGCCGTTTTATTGATCGCGGGCGATGGCCCTTTGCGAGATAAATTGGAAGGCGCCGCTAAAAAAATCGCCAGTCCCGGCAAGATTCATTTTCTCGGCCATGTCCCTGACGAAAAACTCGGCGCCTTGCATCGTACGGCGGATATTTTCGTCCTTCCCTCCATTGCCCGCAGCGAAGCCTTCGGCTACGCGCTTTTAGACGCAATGCGGGAAGGCTGCCCGGCGATCTCTACGAATCTTCCAACGGGTGTAAGTTTCGTCAACCAAGACGGCGAGACCGGCCTCGTCGTCCCGCCGCGAAATTCATCGGCGCTAGCGGATGCCATCAACCGCCTCCTTTCCGACGAGCCGTTGCGCCGCCGTCTCGGCGAAGGGGCTAAAGCCCGCGTGGAACAACATTTCATGTTGGATAGCGCCATAGATCGATTGGAAAAGATTTATTTCGAACTTATGCCATGA